From the Streptomyces sp. Tu 2975 genome, one window contains:
- the rpsO gene encoding 30S ribosomal protein S15, which produces MSLDAATKKQIITEFGTKEGDTGSPEVQVAMLSRRISDLTEHLKTHKHDHHSRRGLLILVGQRRRLLQYLAKKDIQRFRALVDRLGIRRGAAGGAK; this is translated from the coding sequence GTGTCTCTCGACGCCGCTACGAAGAAGCAGATCATCACCGAGTTCGGCACCAAGGAGGGCGACACCGGCTCCCCCGAGGTCCAGGTTGCGATGCTCTCCCGCCGCATCTCGGACCTGACCGAGCACCTCAAGACGCACAAGCACGACCACCACTCCCGTCGTGGTCTGCTGATCCTGGTCGGCCAGCGCCGCCGCCTGCTGCAGTACCTGGCCAAGAAGGACATCCAGCGCTTCCGTGCGCTGGTGGACCGGCTCGGTATCCGCCGCGGTGCTGCCGGCGGTGCCAAGTAA
- a CDS encoding polyribonucleotide nucleotidyltransferase: protein MENETHYAEAVIDNGAFGTRTIRFETGRLAKQAAGSAVAYLDDDTMVLSATTASKKPKDQLDFFPLTVDVEERMYAAGKIPGSFFRREGRPSEDAILTCRLIDRPLRPSFKKGLRNEIQIVETIMALNPDHLYDVVAINAASCSTQLAGLPFSGPIGGTRVALIKGQWVAFPTHTELEDAVFDMVVAGRVLEDGDVAIMMVEAEATEKTIELVKGGAEAPTEEVVAAGLEAAKPFIKALCKAQSDLAAKAAKPTGEFPVFLDYQDDVLEALTAAVKSELAQALTIAGKQERETELDRIKELAAEKLLPAFEGREKEISGAYRALTKKLVRERIIKDKVRIDGRGITDIRTLAAEVEAIPRVHGSALFERGETQILGVTTLNMLRMEQQLDTLSPVTRKRYMHNYNFPPYSVGETGRVGSPKRREIGHGALAERAIVPVLPTREEFPYAIRQVSEALGSNGSTSMGSVCASTMSLLNAGVPLKAPVAGIAMGLISEQIDGETHYVALTDILGAEDAFGDMDFKVAGTKTFVTALQLDTKLDGIPASVLAAALKQARDARLHILDVMNEAIDVPDEMSPNAPRIITVKIPVDKIGEVIGPKGKMINQIQEDTGADITIEDDGTIYIGAADGPAAEAARATINGIANPTMPEVGERYLGTVVKTTTFGAFVSLLPGKDGLLHISQIRKLAGGKRVENVEDVLAVGSKVQVEIAEIDSRGKLSLIPVVEGEEGDETKDDAAK from the coding sequence GTGGAGAACGAGACCCACTACGCCGAGGCCGTCATCGACAACGGCGCCTTCGGTACCCGCACCATCCGCTTCGAGACGGGCCGCCTGGCCAAGCAGGCCGCCGGTTCCGCCGTGGCGTACCTGGACGACGACACCATGGTGCTGTCGGCCACCACCGCTTCGAAGAAGCCCAAGGACCAGCTCGACTTCTTCCCCCTCACGGTGGACGTCGAGGAGCGGATGTACGCAGCCGGCAAGATCCCCGGCTCCTTCTTCCGCCGTGAGGGCCGGCCCTCCGAGGACGCGATCCTCACCTGCCGCCTGATCGACCGCCCGCTGCGCCCCTCCTTCAAGAAGGGCCTGCGCAACGAGATCCAGATCGTCGAGACGATCATGGCTCTCAACCCCGACCACCTGTACGACGTGGTCGCCATCAACGCCGCCTCCTGCTCCACGCAGCTGGCCGGCCTGCCCTTCTCCGGCCCGATCGGCGGCACCCGTGTCGCCCTGATCAAGGGCCAGTGGGTCGCGTTCCCGACGCACACCGAGCTCGAGGACGCCGTCTTCGACATGGTGGTCGCCGGCCGCGTCCTCGAGGACGGCGACGTCGCGATCATGATGGTCGAGGCCGAGGCCACCGAGAAGACGATCGAGCTCGTCAAGGGCGGCGCCGAGGCGCCGACCGAGGAGGTCGTCGCCGCGGGTCTCGAGGCCGCGAAGCCCTTCATCAAGGCCCTCTGCAAGGCGCAGTCGGACCTCGCCGCCAAGGCTGCCAAGCCCACCGGCGAGTTCCCGGTCTTCCTCGACTACCAGGACGACGTCCTGGAGGCGCTGACCGCCGCCGTCAAGAGCGAGCTCGCCCAGGCGCTGACCATCGCCGGCAAGCAGGAGCGCGAGACCGAGCTCGACCGCATCAAGGAGCTCGCCGCCGAGAAGCTCCTCCCGGCCTTCGAAGGCCGCGAGAAGGAGATCTCGGGCGCCTACCGCGCGCTGACCAAGAAGCTGGTCCGCGAGCGGATCATCAAGGACAAGGTCCGCATCGACGGCCGTGGCATCACGGACATCCGTACGCTCGCGGCCGAGGTCGAGGCCATCCCGCGTGTGCACGGTTCCGCGCTGTTCGAGCGTGGCGAGACCCAGATCCTGGGCGTCACCACCCTGAACATGCTCCGCATGGAGCAGCAGCTGGACACCCTCTCCCCGGTGACCCGCAAGCGTTACATGCACAACTACAACTTCCCGCCGTACTCCGTCGGTGAGACCGGCCGCGTGGGCTCGCCCAAGCGCCGCGAGATCGGCCACGGAGCGCTCGCAGAGCGCGCCATCGTGCCGGTGCTGCCGACGCGCGAGGAGTTCCCCTACGCGATCCGCCAGGTCTCCGAGGCGCTGGGCTCCAACGGCTCGACGTCCATGGGCTCGGTCTGCGCCTCCACCATGTCGCTGCTGAACGCCGGTGTGCCGCTCAAGGCCCCCGTCGCCGGTATCGCCATGGGCCTGATCTCCGAGCAGATCGACGGCGAGACGCACTACGTCGCCCTCACCGACATCCTCGGTGCGGAGGACGCCTTCGGTGACATGGACTTCAAGGTCGCCGGCACCAAGACCTTCGTCACCGCGCTGCAGCTCGACACCAAGCTCGACGGCATCCCCGCCTCGGTCCTGGCCGCCGCGCTGAAGCAGGCCCGTGACGCGCGTCTGCACATCCTCGACGTGATGAACGAGGCGATCGACGTTCCGGACGAGATGTCCCCGAACGCGCCGCGCATCATCACCGTCAAGATCCCGGTGGACAAGATCGGTGAGGTCATCGGCCCCAAGGGCAAGATGATCAACCAGATCCAGGAGGACACCGGCGCCGACATCACGATCGAGGACGACGGCACCATCTACATCGGTGCCGCCGACGGTCCGGCCGCCGAGGCCGCCCGCGCCACGATCAACGGCATCGCCAACCCGACCATGCCGGAGGTCGGCGAGCGTTACCTGGGCACCGTCGTGAAGACGACGACCTTCGGTGCGTTCGTGTCCCTGCTCCCGGGCAAGGACGGCCTGCTGCACATCTCGCAGATCCGCAAGCTCGCCGGTGGCAAGCGCGTGGAGAACGTCGAGGACGTGCTCGCCGTGGGCTCCAAGGTCCAGGTCGAGATCGCCGAGATCGACTCGCGCGGAAAGCTCTCCCTCATCCCCGTGGTCGAGGGCGAAGAGGGCGACGAGACGAAGGACGACGCTGCCAAGTGA
- a CDS encoding tetratricopeptide repeat protein, protein MRAKITYFVTAAVLVVYFVLVGSRGVMLLKQGTALTVTFGIAVLILPVIGVWFLWMNTRFVNRANQLAAELEAEGGLPVDELVRTPGGRIDRDSADAVFAKRRAETEDSPGDWRCWFRLAVAYHDARDTPRARRAMQRAIALHDGRPVPN, encoded by the coding sequence ATGCGCGCAAAGATCACGTACTTCGTCACGGCTGCCGTCCTGGTCGTCTACTTCGTCCTCGTCGGCAGCCGGGGCGTGATGCTGCTGAAGCAGGGCACCGCGCTGACCGTAACCTTCGGTATCGCGGTGCTGATCCTGCCGGTGATCGGCGTCTGGTTCCTGTGGATGAACACCCGTTTCGTCAACCGCGCCAACCAGCTGGCCGCCGAACTGGAGGCGGAGGGCGGGCTGCCCGTCGACGAGCTGGTCCGTACGCCCGGCGGGCGCATCGACCGTGACTCCGCGGACGCCGTGTTCGCCAAGCGGCGCGCGGAGACGGAGGACTCACCCGGCGACTGGCGCTGCTGGTTCCGTCTCGCCGTCGCCTATCACGACGCCCGTGACACACCGCGGGCCCGCCGCGCGATGCAGCGCGCGATCGCGCTGCACGACGGCAGGCCCGTCCCGAACTGA
- a CDS encoding ribonuclease J, which yields MSHPHPELAAPPKLPKGGLRVTPLGGLGEIGRNMTVFEYGGRLLIVDCGVLFPEEEQPGIDLILPDFTTIRDRLDDIDGIVLTHGHEDHIGGVPFLLRLKPDIPLIGSKLTLALIEAKLQEHRIRPYTLEVTEGHRERIGPFDCEFIAVNHSIPDALAVAIRTPAGMVVHTGDFKMDQLPLDRRLTDLHAFARLSEEGIDLLLSDSTNAEVPGFVPPERDISNVLRTVFANAQKRIIVASFASHVHRIQQILDAAHEYGRRVAFVGRSMVRNMGIARDLGYLRVPAGLVVDVKTLDDLPDHEVVLVCTGSQGEPMAALSRMANRDHQIRIVQGDTVILASSLIPGNENAVYRVINGLTRWGANVVHKGNAKVHVSGHASAGELLYFYNICKPKNLMPVHGEWRHLRANAELGALTGVPKDRIVIAEDGVVVDLIDGKATIVGKVQAGYVYVDGLSVGDVTEPALKDRRILGEEGIISVFLVVDSTTGKVVGGPNIHARGSGIEDSTFSAVMPKIEDAIAKAASDGVAEPHQLQQLVRRTVGKWVSDTYRRRPMILPVVVEV from the coding sequence TTGAGTCATCCGCATCCTGAACTCGCCGCGCCGCCCAAGCTGCCGAAGGGTGGCCTGCGCGTCACCCCGCTCGGCGGTCTCGGTGAGATCGGCCGGAACATGACCGTCTTCGAATACGGCGGCCGGCTGCTCATCGTCGACTGCGGCGTCCTCTTCCCCGAGGAGGAGCAGCCCGGCATCGACCTGATCCTGCCGGACTTCACCACCATCAGGGACCGCCTCGACGACATCGACGGCATCGTGCTCACGCACGGCCACGAGGACCACATCGGCGGTGTCCCGTTCCTGCTCCGGCTGAAGCCGGACATCCCGCTGATCGGCTCCAAGCTGACCCTCGCGCTGATCGAGGCCAAGCTCCAGGAGCACCGCATCCGCCCCTACACCCTCGAGGTGACCGAGGGGCACCGTGAGCGCATCGGCCCCTTCGACTGCGAGTTCATCGCGGTCAACCACTCCATCCCGGACGCCCTGGCGGTCGCCATCCGCACCCCCGCGGGCATGGTCGTCCACACGGGTGACTTCAAGATGGACCAGCTTCCGCTGGACCGGCGCCTCACCGACCTGCACGCCTTCGCACGGCTGAGCGAAGAGGGCATCGACCTCCTTCTCTCCGACTCGACGAACGCCGAGGTCCCGGGATTCGTCCCGCCCGAGCGCGACATCTCGAACGTCCTGCGCACGGTCTTCGCCAACGCGCAGAAGCGCATCATCGTGGCCAGCTTCGCCAGCCACGTCCACCGCATCCAGCAGATCCTCGACGCCGCCCACGAGTACGGCAGGCGTGTGGCCTTCGTCGGGCGTTCGATGGTCCGGAACATGGGCATCGCCCGGGACCTCGGTTATCTGCGGGTCCCGGCCGGCCTGGTCGTCGACGTGAAGACCCTCGACGATCTCCCCGACCACGAGGTGGTGCTCGTCTGCACCGGCTCCCAGGGGGAGCCGATGGCCGCTCTCTCCCGGATGGCCAACCGCGATCACCAGATCCGCATCGTCCAGGGCGACACGGTCATCCTGGCCTCGTCCCTGATCCCGGGGAACGAGAACGCGGTCTACCGCGTGATCAACGGCTTGACCCGCTGGGGCGCGAACGTGGTCCACAAGGGCAACGCCAAGGTCCATGTCTCGGGCCACGCGTCAGCCGGTGAGCTGCTGTACTTCTACAACATCTGCAAGCCGAAGAACCTGATGCCGGTCCACGGCGAGTGGCGCCACCTGCGCGCCAACGCGGAGCTCGGCGCCCTGACGGGTGTCCCCAAGGACAGGATCGTGATCGCCGAGGACGGCGTGGTCGTCGACCTGATCGACGGCAAGGCCACGATCGTCGGCAAGGTCCAGGCCGGTTATGTGTATGTCGACGGTCTCTCCGTCGGAGATGTCACGGAGCCCGCACTCAAGGACCGCCGCATCCTCGGCGAAGAAGGCATCATCTCGGTCTTCCTCGTCGTCGACAGCACGACGGGCAAGGTCGTGGGCGGTCCGAACATCCACGCTCGGGGCTCGGGCATCGAGGACTCGACGTTCTCGGCGGTCATGCCGAAGATCGAGGACGCGATCGCCAAGGCCGCCTCCGACGGTGTCGCCGAACCGCACCAGTTGCAGCAGCTCGTGCGCCGCACCGTGGGCAAGTGGGTCTCCGACACCTACCGCCGGCGTCCGATGATCCTCCCGGTCGTCGTCGAGGTCTGA
- the dapB gene encoding 4-hydroxy-tetrahydrodipicolinate reductase: MSKLRVAVLGAKGRIGSEAVRAVEAAEDMELVAALGRGDKLETLVDCGTQVVVELTTPASVMGNLDFCVRHGMHAVVGTTGWTDDRLAQLNTSLAASPETGVLIAPNFSIGAVLTMKFAQQAARYYESVEVVELHHPNKADAPSGTATRTAQLIAAARAEAGCAPQPDATVTALEGARGADVDGIPVHAIRLRGLLAHQEVLLGGEGETLTIRHDSLHHSSFMPGILLGVRRVVSAPGLTFGLENFLDLG; encoded by the coding sequence ATGAGCAAGCTGCGCGTGGCCGTCCTGGGCGCCAAGGGCCGTATCGGCTCCGAAGCCGTACGCGCCGTCGAGGCCGCGGAGGACATGGAACTGGTGGCGGCGCTCGGCCGCGGCGACAAGCTGGAGACCCTCGTGGACTGCGGCACCCAGGTCGTCGTCGAGCTGACCACCCCGGCCTCCGTGATGGGCAACCTGGACTTCTGCGTACGCCACGGCATGCACGCGGTCGTCGGCACCACCGGTTGGACCGACGACCGCCTGGCGCAGCTGAACACCTCGCTGGCCGCCTCCCCGGAGACCGGCGTGCTCATCGCGCCCAACTTCTCCATCGGCGCGGTCCTCACCATGAAGTTCGCCCAGCAGGCCGCTCGGTACTACGAGTCGGTCGAGGTCGTGGAGCTGCACCACCCGAACAAGGCCGATGCCCCCTCCGGCACCGCCACCCGCACGGCCCAGCTCATCGCCGCGGCCCGCGCCGAAGCGGGCTGCGCTCCGCAGCCCGACGCCACGGTCACCGCCCTCGAAGGGGCGCGGGGCGCGGACGTCGACGGCATCCCGGTGCACGCCATCCGGCTGCGCGGGCTCCTGGCCCACCAGGAGGTGCTGCTCGGCGGCGAGGGTGAGACCCTGACCATCCGTCATGACTCCTTGCACCACAGCAGCTTCATGCCCGGCATCCTGCTCGGCGTCCGCCGCGTGGTGTCCGCTCCCGGCCTCACGTTCGGCCTTGAGAACTTCCTCGACCTCGGCTGA
- the thyX gene encoding FAD-dependent thymidylate synthase, translated as MSETPAEMAKPSFRSDVTVELVKHTAGDSDVLWAARVSTAGEQSLEELSKDPERSKGLINYLMRDRHGSPFEHNSMTFFISAPIFVFREFMRHRAGWSYNEESGRYRRLEPVFYVPDAERKLVQEGRPGKYVFVEGTQAQQELTGRVMADSYTHAYEAYVEMLDAGVAREVARAVLPVGMYSSMYATCNARSLMHFLGLRTQHDLAKVPSFPQREIEMVGEKMEQHWAELMPLTYAAFNANGRIAP; from the coding sequence GTGAGTGAGACCCCCGCAGAGATGGCCAAGCCCAGCTTCCGAAGCGACGTGACCGTCGAGTTGGTGAAGCACACCGCCGGAGACTCCGACGTGCTGTGGGCCGCCCGTGTCTCCACCGCGGGAGAGCAGTCCCTCGAGGAGCTCTCGAAGGACCCGGAGCGCTCCAAGGGCCTGATCAACTATCTGATGCGGGACCGCCACGGAAGCCCGTTCGAGCACAACTCGATGACCTTCTTCATCAGCGCCCCGATCTTCGTCTTCCGTGAGTTCATGCGGCACCGCGCCGGCTGGTCGTACAACGAGGAGTCCGGCCGCTACCGCCGCCTCGAGCCGGTCTTCTACGTCCCGGACGCCGAGCGCAAGCTCGTCCAGGAGGGCCGTCCGGGGAAGTACGTCTTCGTCGAGGGCACCCAGGCCCAGCAGGAGCTGACCGGCCGGGTGATGGCCGACTCCTACACCCATGCGTACGAGGCGTACGTGGAGATGCTCGACGCCGGCGTCGCCCGCGAGGTGGCCCGCGCCGTTCTCCCGGTCGGTATGTACTCCTCGATGTACGCGACGTGCAACGCCCGCTCGCTGATGCACTTCCTCGGCCTGCGCACCCAGCACGACCTGGCGAAGGTCCCGTCCTTCCCACAACGTGAGATCGAAATGGTCGGCGAGAAGATGGAGCAGCACTGGGCCGAGCTCATGCCGCTCACCTACGCCGCATTCAACGCCAACGGACGCATCGCACCGTAG
- the dapA gene encoding 4-hydroxy-tetrahydrodipicolinate synthase, whose amino-acid sequence MAPISTPQTPFGRVLTAMVTPFTADGALDLAGAQQLAAHLVDAGNDGLVVNGTTGESPTTSDAEKDQLVRAVLEAVGDRAHVVAGIGTNDTRHSIELARAAERAGAHGLLAVTPYYNKPPQEGLLRHFTAIADATELPVMLYDIPGRSGVPIDTETIVRLAEHPRIVANKDAKGDLGRASWAIARSGLAWYSGDDMLNLPLLSVGACGFVSVVGHVVTPELRALLDAHCGGDVQKATEIHQKLLPVFTGMFRTQGVITTKAALTLQGLPAGPLRLPLVELSPEETAQLKVDLGAGGVEL is encoded by the coding sequence ATGGCTCCGATCTCCACTCCGCAGACCCCCTTCGGGCGGGTCCTCACCGCCATGGTCACGCCCTTCACGGCGGACGGCGCACTTGACCTCGCGGGCGCCCAGCAGCTGGCGGCCCATCTGGTGGACGCAGGCAACGACGGCCTGGTCGTCAACGGCACCACCGGCGAGTCGCCCACCACCAGCGACGCGGAGAAAGACCAGCTCGTACGGGCAGTACTGGAAGCCGTCGGAGACCGGGCCCATGTCGTCGCCGGTATCGGCACGAACGACACCCGCCACAGCATCGAGCTCGCCCGCGCCGCCGAACGGGCCGGCGCGCACGGCCTGCTCGCCGTCACGCCGTACTACAACAAGCCCCCTCAGGAGGGCCTGCTCCGCCACTTCACCGCCATCGCGGACGCGACCGAGCTCCCCGTGATGCTGTACGACATCCCCGGCCGCAGCGGCGTGCCCATCGACACGGAGACGATCGTCCGTCTCGCCGAGCACCCGCGGATCGTCGCCAACAAGGACGCCAAGGGCGACCTCGGCCGCGCCAGCTGGGCCATCGCCCGCAGCGGGCTCGCCTGGTACTCGGGCGACGACATGCTCAACCTGCCGCTGCTCTCCGTCGGCGCCTGCGGCTTCGTCTCCGTCGTGGGCCACGTCGTCACGCCCGAGCTGCGCGCGCTGCTCGACGCCCACTGCGGCGGAGACGTCCAGAAGGCGACGGAGATCCACCAGAAGCTGCTGCCGGTGTTCACCGGCATGTTCCGCACCCAGGGCGTCATCACGACCAAGGCGGCACTGACCCTCCAGGGCCTGCCCGCCGGTCCGCTCCGGCTTCCCCTCGTCGAGCTCTCGCCGGAAGAAACCGCGCAGCTCAAGGTCGACCTGGGAGCCGGCGGGGTAGAGCTCTGA
- a CDS encoding pitrilysin family protein, whose protein sequence is MTSRSSQATARTSSEARAVARTQTLLKGKDGIGTVRRTTLPGGLRVVTETLPSVRSATFGIWANVGSRDETPSLGGATHYLEHLLFKGTHERSALDISAAIDAVGGEMNAFTAKEYTCYYARVLDTDLPLAIDVVCDMLTGSLIRQEDVDAERGVILEEIAMTEDDPGDCVHDLFAHTMFGDTPLGRPVLGTVDTVNALTADRVRRFYKKHYDPTHLVVAAAGNIDHATVVRQVRRAFDKAGALSRTDAVPTPPRDGSRALRTAGKVELQNRRTEQAHVVLGVPGLARTDERRWALGVLNTALGGGMSSRLFQEVREKRGLAYSVYSYTSGFADTGLFGVYAGCRPSQVHDVLKICRDELDRVASDGLPDEEIERAIGQLSGSTVLGLEDTGALMNRIGKSELCWGSQMSVDEMLARISAVTPDEVRAVAGEVLGQRPSLSVIGPLKDKQADRLHEAVS, encoded by the coding sequence GTGACGTCCCGTAGTTCACAGGCGACGGCCCGCACCTCCTCGGAGGCGCGGGCCGTCGCCCGTACCCAAACCCTCCTCAAGGGCAAGGACGGCATCGGCACCGTCCGGCGCACCACCCTCCCCGGCGGTCTGCGCGTCGTCACCGAGACGCTGCCCTCCGTACGGTCCGCCACCTTCGGGATCTGGGCGAACGTCGGCTCACGCGACGAGACGCCCTCCCTCGGCGGCGCGACGCACTACCTCGAGCACCTCCTGTTCAAGGGCACCCACGAGCGGTCCGCCCTCGACATCTCCGCCGCGATCGACGCGGTCGGCGGCGAGATGAACGCCTTCACGGCCAAGGAGTACACCTGCTACTACGCGCGGGTGCTCGACACCGATCTGCCGCTCGCCATCGACGTGGTGTGCGACATGCTGACCGGCTCGCTGATCCGTCAGGAGGACGTCGACGCGGAGCGCGGCGTCATCCTCGAAGAGATCGCGATGACCGAGGACGACCCAGGCGACTGCGTGCACGACCTGTTCGCGCACACCATGTTCGGCGACACGCCCCTGGGCCGCCCGGTGCTCGGCACCGTCGACACCGTGAACGCGCTGACCGCGGACCGGGTGCGGCGCTTCTACAAGAAGCACTACGACCCGACCCACCTCGTCGTCGCGGCGGCAGGCAACATCGACCACGCCACGGTCGTGCGCCAGGTCCGCCGCGCCTTCGACAAGGCGGGCGCGCTGTCCCGTACGGACGCCGTGCCCACGCCGCCCCGCGACGGCAGCCGCGCTCTGCGCACGGCGGGCAAGGTCGAGCTGCAGAACCGCAGGACGGAACAGGCCCACGTCGTGCTCGGCGTGCCGGGCCTCGCCCGTACCGACGAGCGGCGCTGGGCGCTCGGCGTCCTGAACACGGCGCTCGGCGGCGGCATGTCCTCCCGCCTCTTCCAGGAGGTCCGGGAGAAGCGCGGCCTCGCCTACAGCGTGTACTCGTACACCTCCGGCTTCGCCGACACCGGCCTGTTCGGCGTGTACGCCGGCTGCCGGCCCAGCCAGGTCCACGACGTGCTCAAGATCTGCCGCGACGAGCTCGACCGGGTCGCTTCCGACGGCCTGCCCGACGAGGAGATCGAGCGCGCCATCGGGCAGCTCTCCGGCTCCACGGTCCTCGGCCTGGAGGACACCGGCGCGCTCATGAACCGCATCGGCAAGAGCGAGCTGTGCTGGGGCTCCCAGATGTCGGTCGACGAGATGCTCGCCCGCATATCGGCCGTCACCCCCGACGAGGTGCGCGCGGTGGCCGGCGAGGTGCTGGGACAGCGCCCGTCGCTGTCGGTCATCGGCCCGCTCAAGGACAAGCAGGCGGACCGCCTCCACGAAGCGGTCTCCTAG